The Opitutales bacterium ASA1 genome window below encodes:
- a CDS encoding polyphosphate polymerase domain-containing protein, whose amino-acid sequence MNDRYQRQRFELKYRIPAATASAVREFVAAHLALDPFGATQPDRSYAVHSLYLDSPDLALFHATINGDRNRFKLRLRWYQSDPAAPVYFEIKRRVDRCILKRRARVRRDAVPRLIAGDWPHPDDVFAPTEQNLGDLHAFLALACGMDAAPRTRVSYRREAWIDADPSGARVTFDREIRSEPSHNAVFETSSASRAEVFPHEVVLELKFTDRFPAWMAEAVRTFDLVQAGAAKYVDGVVAMGERVVRRATGDEGRIHAPVTYVGLPPLAAPR is encoded by the coding sequence ATGAACGACCGTTACCAGCGTCAGCGCTTCGAACTGAAGTACCGCATCCCGGCGGCAACCGCGTCGGCCGTGCGCGAATTCGTCGCTGCGCATCTCGCCCTCGACCCCTTCGGCGCCACACAGCCGGACCGATCCTACGCCGTCCACAGCCTCTACCTCGATTCCCCCGATCTCGCGCTGTTTCACGCCACGATCAACGGCGACCGCAACCGCTTCAAACTGCGCCTCCGTTGGTACCAGTCCGATCCCGCCGCACCCGTCTACTTCGAGATCAAGCGCCGCGTCGACCGCTGCATCCTGAAGCGCCGCGCCCGTGTCCGCCGCGACGCCGTGCCGCGCCTGATCGCCGGTGATTGGCCGCACCCGGACGACGTGTTCGCTCCCACCGAACAGAACCTCGGCGACCTCCACGCGTTTCTCGCTCTCGCCTGCGGAATGGATGCCGCTCCCCGCACTCGCGTCTCCTATCGCCGCGAGGCTTGGATCGACGCCGACCCCAGCGGCGCACGGGTCACGTTCGATCGGGAGATACGCAGCGAGCCCAGCCATAATGCCGTGTTCGAAACGAGCTCCGCGTCGCGCGCCGAGGTGTTTCCGCACGAGGTCGTTCTCGAGCTGAAATTCACGGATCGCTTCCCGGCGTGGATGGCCGAGGCCGTCCGCACCTTCGACCTCGTTCAGGCGGGAGCCGCGAAGTACGTCGACGGAGTCGTCGCCATGGGCGAACGCGTGGTCCGTCGAGCGACGGGCGACGA
- a CDS encoding pectate lyase — protein sequence MPLGALVSGSLRVGVSAFVSFVAFASSVSQAAHVVTREQALETMKRATTFMVEKVSLRGGYVWSYLPDMSRRWGELEAGPTMVWIQSGTPSMGHVFLDAYHATGDAFYYRAAEAVGDVLIAVQHPSGGWNYVADLAGEASLREWYATIGRSAWRLEEFQHYCGNATFDDSTTPDAARFMLRLFLEKREPRFGEAVERVVRFVLESQYPMGGWPQRWPHAASGEDCPDYARHVTLNDRVGSENMDFLIYCFGTLGDERLLEPIRRGMDAFLLLQQPAPQPGWALQYDPETLKPAAARTYEPASLSSSATAACIRDLMTFYERTGDERYLARVPEAIAWLEAITLLPHPAHRGSHPTFVEIGTGRTLYVHRSGSNATNGRYYVDYDPENTVTHYNSTRNIDVAGLKRHYERLRAASVEPAAPGELFRGGVVPTAFPKYVGGNAPVFVAAVADRAATERIERIVSTLNAEGWWPTPLRFTSNPYRGPAPKDVAPGEYVTTLVGDVFDTSMYRTDTPETGIAITSYMGNMRALIGFVGER from the coding sequence ATGCCCCTTGGTGCGCTCGTATCCGGGTCGTTGCGTGTCGGCGTTTCAGCCTTCGTCTCGTTCGTCGCGTTTGCGTCTTCCGTGTCGCAGGCCGCACATGTCGTCACGCGCGAGCAGGCTCTGGAGACGATGAAGCGAGCAACCACCTTCATGGTCGAAAAGGTCTCCCTCCGTGGCGGCTACGTGTGGAGTTACCTCCCCGACATGTCGCGCCGCTGGGGCGAACTGGAGGCGGGGCCGACGATGGTGTGGATCCAGTCGGGAACGCCTTCGATGGGTCACGTGTTTCTCGACGCGTACCATGCGACCGGAGACGCGTTCTACTACCGCGCCGCGGAGGCGGTGGGCGACGTGTTGATCGCCGTGCAACATCCGTCGGGCGGATGGAACTACGTGGCCGATCTCGCCGGCGAAGCGTCGTTGCGCGAATGGTACGCCACGATCGGGCGCAGCGCGTGGCGCCTCGAGGAGTTTCAGCACTACTGCGGCAACGCGACCTTCGACGACTCGACCACGCCGGACGCCGCCCGCTTCATGCTCCGGCTGTTCTTGGAGAAGCGCGAACCGCGGTTCGGCGAAGCGGTCGAACGCGTCGTACGTTTCGTGCTCGAGTCGCAGTACCCGATGGGCGGCTGGCCGCAGCGCTGGCCGCACGCCGCGTCCGGCGAGGACTGCCCGGACTACGCCCGCCACGTGACGCTCAACGATCGCGTCGGGTCGGAGAACATGGATTTCCTCATCTATTGCTTCGGCACGCTCGGGGACGAGCGGTTGCTCGAGCCGATCCGGCGCGGCATGGATGCGTTCCTGCTTCTGCAACAACCCGCGCCGCAACCCGGTTGGGCATTGCAGTACGACCCGGAGACTCTGAAGCCCGCGGCGGCGCGCACCTACGAGCCGGCGTCGCTCTCCAGCAGCGCCACCGCGGCTTGTATCCGAGATCTCATGACGTTCTACGAGCGGACGGGCGACGAGCGCTACTTGGCCCGCGTACCGGAAGCGATCGCATGGCTGGAGGCGATCACGCTCCTGCCGCATCCGGCCCATCGCGGCTCGCATCCGACTTTCGTCGAGATCGGCACGGGTCGCACGCTCTACGTGCACCGCAGCGGCTCGAACGCCACCAATGGCCGTTACTACGTCGACTACGATCCCGAGAACACCGTCACGCACTACAACTCCACGCGCAACATCGACGTGGCCGGACTGAAGCGGCACTACGAGCGACTGCGTGCTGCGTCGGTCGAACCCGCCGCACCGGGCGAACTCTTCCGCGGAGGCGTCGTCCCGACCGCGTTTCCGAAGTACGTCGGCGGCAACGCACCCGTCTTCGTCGCAGCGGTCGCCGATCGCGCGGCGACGGAGCGGATCGAGCGCATCGTCTCGACTCTGAACGCCGAAGGTTGGTGGCCGACGCCGCTGCGTTTCACCAGCAACCCCTACCGCGGTCCGGCCCCGAAAGACGTAGCGCCGGGTGAGTACGTCACGACACTCGTCGGCGACGTATTCGATACTTCCATGTATCGCACCGACACGCCGGAGACGGGTATCGCGATCACGTCCTACATGGGCAACATGCGCGCGCTGATCGGGTTCGTCGGCGAGCGCTAG
- a CDS encoding integrase core domain-containing protein translates to MPWKTVTPMEEIIRFVSLARSDRFTHTDLCEQFGISRKTGYKYLERYALDGLKGLQPRSHRPHSSPRRTPDAIEALVLAERQLHRTWGPKKLRRVLEIKHGIEAPPACSTIAEMLRRSGLSARRHRRPGAYPSADHGLTEATQPNHVWTVDFKGWFILGDGRRCDPLTVSDLCTRFVIELKAQPNQQGKGTLASFRALAAEVGLPEIIRVDHGSPFASVGLGRLSALSIWWIEQGIEVEFTRPGKPQDNGAHERMHRDLKAEATRPPSANMAAQQRRFERWRHVFNHERPHEALGMRCPAQLYRPSARRLGEQDRPVVYPADFQVKVVSTSGFLAHEGHNYHLGEIFAGKRVGLRRGPDERTELYFANVHLGNLVFDPAERFRPTAYIAPPNRKSLATSTTS, encoded by the coding sequence ATGCCCTGGAAAACCGTCACACCCATGGAAGAGATCATTCGATTCGTTTCGTTGGCGCGCAGCGACCGTTTCACCCACACGGATCTGTGCGAGCAATTCGGCATCAGCCGCAAGACCGGCTACAAGTATCTGGAGCGTTACGCGCTGGATGGACTGAAGGGATTGCAGCCTCGCAGTCATCGACCGCACAGCAGTCCGCGACGTACGCCCGACGCGATCGAGGCGTTGGTGCTGGCGGAGCGGCAGCTGCATCGCACGTGGGGTCCGAAGAAGTTGCGCAGGGTGCTGGAGATCAAGCACGGGATCGAGGCGCCGCCCGCGTGCAGCACGATCGCGGAGATGTTGCGCCGCAGCGGTTTGAGCGCACGCCGACATCGTCGCCCTGGAGCGTATCCATCGGCCGATCACGGCCTGACCGAGGCGACGCAGCCCAACCACGTCTGGACGGTGGACTTCAAAGGATGGTTCATCCTCGGCGACGGTCGGCGTTGCGATCCGCTCACGGTGTCCGATCTGTGCACCCGTTTCGTGATCGAGCTGAAGGCGCAACCCAATCAGCAGGGCAAGGGGACGTTGGCGAGCTTCCGCGCCCTCGCCGCCGAGGTGGGGCTGCCGGAGATCATCCGGGTCGACCACGGCTCGCCGTTCGCTTCGGTGGGCTTGGGGCGGCTGTCGGCTTTGAGCATCTGGTGGATCGAACAAGGCATCGAGGTGGAGTTCACCCGCCCGGGCAAACCGCAGGACAACGGAGCGCACGAGCGCATGCATCGCGATCTGAAGGCGGAAGCCACGCGGCCGCCTTCGGCGAACATGGCCGCACAACAGCGACGCTTCGAACGCTGGCGTCACGTCTTCAACCACGAACGCCCGCACGAGGCGCTCGGCATGCGATGCCCGGCGCAGTTGTATCGCCCCAGCGCACGACGCCTCGGCGAGCAGGACCGCCCGGTGGTGTACCCCGCCGACTTCCAAGTGAAGGTCGTCTCCACCAGCGGGTTCCTCGCCCACGAAGGTCACAACTATCATCTCGGCGAGATCTTCGCCGGCAAACGCGTCGGCTTGCGCAGAGGCCCCGACGAGCGGACCGAACTCTACTTCGCCAACGTTCATCTCGGAAACCTCGTCTTCGATCCGGCGGAGCGATTCCGGCCTACGGCCTACATCGCTCCGCCGAATCGCAAATCGCTCGCCACATCCACCACCTCTTGA